A region from the Bombyx mori chromosome 15, ASM3026992v2 genome encodes:
- the LOC110386884 gene encoding uncharacterized protein LOC110386884 isoform X1, translating to MGTPDDFEQLPGAQPLQAGLILLKPSRGDLISPAKLPYKDDTNLVYGNTDNLGITYGKTKDRLLHANFRKADLLRIWRAIKSNNFNGFGPPKEDYIQEKVQRRSRKHHKSSFRDRDSMYSSESSDSSSSSSDFETNPGNPYTIHDDKYEQNWMWKHDMDGEHMNVNPYAPKLHDMNPSGADLFFGRKWWYFNQDDYIPM from the exons ATGGGAACACCAGACGACTTCGAACAGCTGCCGGGGGCACAGCCTCTCCAAGCAGGGTTGATATTACTGAAGCCGTCAAGAGGTGATCTGATATCACCAGCAAAACTTCCCTACAAAGATGACACGAACTTAGTATATGGAAATACAGACAACCTTGGCATAAC ATATGGCAAGACCAAAGATCGGTTACTTCATGCGAACTTCCGGAAGGCCGATCTATTA AGAATTTGGAGGGCGATCAAGTCGAATAACTTTAATGg ATTTGGACCACCGAAAGAAGATTACATACAG GAGAAAGTACAAAGAAGATCGCGTAAACACCACAAATCCTCGTTCAGAGACCGAGACTCTATGTACTCGAGTGAATCATCGGACTCATCTTCAAGCTCGTCCGACTTCGAGACGAACCCAGGGAACCCGTACACAATACACGACGACAAATACGAGCAGAACTGGATGTGGAAACATGAC ATGGATGGCGAACATATGAACGTAAACCCATACGCTCCCAAACTTCACGATATGAATCCTTCAGGAGCAGATCTATTTTTCGGAAGAAAATGGTGGTATTTCAATCAG
- the LOC110386884 gene encoding uncharacterized protein LOC110386884 isoform X2 yields MGTPDDFEQLPGAQPLQAGLILLKPSRGDLISPAKLPYKDDTNLVYGNTDNLGITYGKTKDRLLHANFRKADLLEKVQRRSRKHHKSSFRDRDSMYSSESSDSSSSSSDFETNPGNPYTIHDDKYEQNWMWKHDMDGEHMNVNPYAPKLHDMNPSGADLFFGRKWWYFNQDDYIPM; encoded by the exons ATGGGAACACCAGACGACTTCGAACAGCTGCCGGGGGCACAGCCTCTCCAAGCAGGGTTGATATTACTGAAGCCGTCAAGAGGTGATCTGATATCACCAGCAAAACTTCCCTACAAAGATGACACGAACTTAGTATATGGAAATACAGACAACCTTGGCATAAC ATATGGCAAGACCAAAGATCGGTTACTTCATGCGAACTTCCGGAAGGCCGATCTATTA GAGAAAGTACAAAGAAGATCGCGTAAACACCACAAATCCTCGTTCAGAGACCGAGACTCTATGTACTCGAGTGAATCATCGGACTCATCTTCAAGCTCGTCCGACTTCGAGACGAACCCAGGGAACCCGTACACAATACACGACGACAAATACGAGCAGAACTGGATGTGGAAACATGAC ATGGATGGCGAACATATGAACGTAAACCCATACGCTCCCAAACTTCACGATATGAATCCTTCAGGAGCAGATCTATTTTTCGGAAGAAAATGGTGGTATTTCAATCAG